One Paenibacillus sp. FSL W8-0186 genomic window carries:
- a CDS encoding PDZ domain-containing protein produces MDTVLEVLWMLAEAAGQLLLQPFYYIAIILMMLIYRRQVLLERKLFHVRLHSWGVQTWRTVLGGLLAGLFVSLVSLFTGMTLTVEGIICIWAVTLLLLLFRVRYLCLAYAVGLLGIAQFIINLAPGLQGQGWTAEILRVIRELNIPALLCLVAVLHVAEGFLVRWQGASFAGPLFFEGKRGKLVGGYQLQSLWPVPLFLMIPAHTTGAMLPWTPLFGGEAWQEGFQWIALPIMIGFSEVTTGLLPRAKAKVSSGRLLGYGTIMLVLALLSAWWSPLTIAAALAAILLHEGLVWLSRFEEQKRSPLFVHPVDGLRVLAVLPGSPAEELGIQAGETIIKVNGTPVATKEELHAGLRMNPAFCKLEVRNLAGESKFLQRAIYAGEHHQLGAILAPDDQAPVAVRMRPIALLHLLRPRREGESFRGGASRSAGRQRGKKLADKPQPPQQELGAETEG; encoded by the coding sequence TTGGATACCGTGCTTGAAGTTCTGTGGATGCTGGCTGAAGCGGCAGGGCAGCTTCTCTTGCAGCCGTTCTATTATATTGCGATTATTCTAATGATGCTTATTTATAGACGTCAGGTGCTGCTGGAGCGCAAGCTGTTTCATGTCAGGCTGCACAGTTGGGGCGTACAGACCTGGCGTACGGTTCTGGGAGGACTCTTGGCAGGACTCTTCGTTTCGCTTGTCTCGCTGTTTACCGGTATGACTTTAACGGTGGAAGGAATTATCTGCATTTGGGCTGTTACGCTGCTCCTCCTGTTATTCCGCGTCCGCTACTTATGTCTGGCTTATGCAGTGGGGCTGCTTGGCATAGCCCAGTTTATTATTAATTTGGCTCCGGGCTTGCAAGGCCAGGGATGGACTGCTGAGATATTGCGCGTGATCCGGGAGCTTAATATCCCGGCTCTTTTATGCCTGGTAGCCGTGCTGCATGTAGCTGAAGGGTTTCTGGTGCGCTGGCAGGGGGCATCCTTTGCGGGGCCGTTGTTTTTTGAAGGGAAGCGCGGCAAGCTGGTTGGCGGCTACCAATTGCAAAGCTTGTGGCCGGTTCCGCTGTTTCTGATGATACCGGCGCACACGACGGGGGCTATGCTGCCATGGACTCCGTTATTCGGCGGGGAAGCCTGGCAGGAAGGCTTTCAGTGGATTGCATTACCTATTATGATTGGCTTTTCGGAGGTAACTACGGGACTGCTGCCGCGGGCTAAAGCAAAGGTGTCTTCTGGCCGTTTGCTCGGCTATGGGACGATTATGCTGGTGTTGGCGCTGTTAAGCGCATGGTGGAGTCCGCTGACGATTGCCGCTGCGCTGGCGGCCATTCTTTTACATGAAGGACTGGTTTGGCTCAGCCGTTTCGAGGAGCAGAAGCGCAGTCCGCTGTTCGTCCATCCTGTTGACGGGCTCAGAGTGCTAGCGGTGCTGCCGGGAAGCCCTGCCGAGGAGCTTGGCATCCAGGCTGGCGAGACGATCATCAAGGTGAACGGCACTCCGGTGGCTACGAAAGAGGAGCTTCATGCCGGGCTGCGCATGAATCCCGCCTTCTGCAAGCTGGAGGTGCGCAACCTCGCGGGCGAGAGCAAGTTCCTGCAGCGCGCAATTTACGCAGGCGAGCACCATCAGCTGGGCGCCATTCTGGCGCCGGACGATCAAGCGCCTGTTGCTGTGCGGATGCGGCCGATCGCGCTTTTGCATCTGCTCCGCCCGCGCCGCGAGGGAGAGTCGTTCCGTGGCGGCGCTAGCCGATCTGCCGGAAGGCAAAGGGGCAAGAAGCTGGCGGACAAGCCGCAGCCGCCCCAGCAGGAGCTGGGGGCCGAGACGGAAGGCTAG
- a CDS encoding S41 family peptidase codes for MFKGRTVTLLVLVAMVVSSLLTVTLTGQWSLAGSGQLSSGLFADIGGQPKSDIKKIETALDLVTKNYVEKVDRSKLVDGAINGMMNALDDPFSSYMAGATAQQFSEQIEGSFTGIGAEVSSENGNVVVVSPIKGSPAEKAGIKPKDILLSVNGESFEGLTLNEAVAKIRGPKGTEAKIKVKRAGVAEALEFTIVRADIALETVYARMEKDHVGVIEITEFSMNTANRFKKELEALEQQGMKGLVIDVRNNPGGVLPIVIEMSELFVPKGKGIVQVENKNGRRDATLSEGSGKPYPIVVVTNKGSASASEILAGALQESAGAKLVGEPTYGKGTVQSSYSQEMGDGSMLKITIAKWLTPNGEWIHKKGIQPDISVSQPDYFSVAPINKEKTFKFDTLGEDVKSAQVMLKGLGYDPGRVDGYFDKNTERALKKFQSDQGIRADGELDAKTAEKLESKLIELIRDPKNDAQLNRALEEIRKEITQAASKP; via the coding sequence ATGTTCAAAGGACGCACAGTTACTTTACTCGTATTGGTTGCTATGGTGGTTAGTAGTCTTCTCACCGTGACTTTGACGGGCCAATGGAGCTTGGCTGGCTCGGGACAGCTGTCCAGTGGCTTGTTTGCGGATATCGGCGGACAGCCAAAGAGTGATATTAAGAAAATCGAGACGGCGCTTGATCTGGTAACTAAGAACTATGTGGAAAAAGTGGATCGCAGCAAGCTCGTGGATGGCGCCATCAATGGCATGATGAATGCGCTGGATGATCCCTTCTCTTCATATATGGCCGGGGCAACGGCTCAGCAATTTTCCGAACAAATCGAAGGATCCTTTACGGGAATCGGCGCGGAGGTATCGAGTGAGAACGGCAATGTCGTCGTCGTGTCGCCCATCAAGGGTTCTCCGGCGGAGAAGGCCGGCATCAAGCCGAAGGACATTTTGTTGTCGGTGAACGGCGAATCGTTTGAAGGTCTTACCCTGAATGAGGCCGTAGCCAAAATCCGCGGCCCTAAAGGAACGGAAGCCAAAATCAAAGTGAAGCGTGCCGGAGTAGCGGAAGCTCTGGAATTTACGATTGTACGCGCCGATATCGCTCTGGAAACGGTGTATGCCCGGATGGAGAAGGATCATGTCGGGGTTATTGAAATTACGGAGTTCTCAATGAATACGGCGAACCGCTTCAAGAAAGAACTGGAGGCATTGGAGCAGCAGGGGATGAAAGGTCTGGTCATCGACGTGCGGAATAATCCGGGCGGTGTGCTGCCGATCGTCATCGAAATGTCGGAGCTGTTTGTGCCAAAAGGCAAAGGAATCGTTCAGGTAGAAAATAAGAACGGGCGCCGTGACGCCACATTATCAGAAGGCTCAGGCAAACCTTATCCGATCGTCGTAGTAACGAATAAAGGCAGTGCCAGCGCTTCGGAGATTTTGGCGGGTGCGCTGCAGGAATCAGCGGGAGCGAAGCTGGTCGGGGAACCGACTTATGGCAAAGGTACTGTCCAGTCGAGCTACTCCCAGGAGATGGGCGACGGCAGCATGCTCAAAATCACAATCGCCAAGTGGCTGACACCAAACGGAGAGTGGATTCACAAGAAAGGAATCCAGCCGGATATCAGCGTATCCCAGCCGGATTACTTCTCGGTAGCTCCGATTAACAAAGAGAAGACTTTCAAATTCGATACGCTCGGCGAAGATGTGAAGAGCGCGCAAGTCATGCTCAAAGGTCTCGGGTACGATCCGGGCCGGGTAGATGGCTATTTTGACAAGAATACGGAGCGTGCGCTGAAGAAGTTCCAAAGCGACCAAGGAATACGCGCGGATGGCGAATTGGATGCCAAGACAGCTGAGAAGCTGGAGAGCAAGTTGATTGAGCTGATCCGCGATCCGAAGAATGATGCACAATTGAACCGTGCCCTGGAGGAAATCCGGAAGGAAATAACCCAAGCGGCGTCGAAACCATAA
- a CDS encoding M23 family metallopeptidase, producing the protein MKKWISVVVVVALAVIIFQPDNGYAKSKTINQIDKELKQLQEQAKKAKQQQEKAAQQKQEAQHYVNKNKNYLNEVLRQMDVVSAELAKISLQIHDTEENLRETAVKLSETETRIEERSGLLDSRVRLMYTDGAVSYLDVLLSSTSFTDFLERADSLQAIANQDQLLLKEHKQDKLLIEEQKAQLEQDYAKVKQLYADAEARRSELQQKEIEKQQLIAKYHAEIEESDDISEEQEKLLVELATKRAALEKEKNKLKAAQVYTYKKSSSSGSGGFKGNGGSMALPVSGARLSSNYGTRVHPISGQVKKHTGVDLAAPQGTDIRAAEGGVVIVAEWWSGYGNTVIIDHGDNVWTLYGHIRNGGIKVEKGDKVKRGQKIAEVGSTGNSTGPHLHFEVRINGSPVDPSPYL; encoded by the coding sequence TTGAAAAAGTGGATTTCCGTTGTAGTCGTTGTCGCTTTAGCCGTTATTATCTTCCAGCCTGACAATGGGTATGCTAAGAGCAAAACAATAAACCAAATCGATAAAGAGCTGAAGCAGTTGCAGGAGCAGGCGAAGAAGGCCAAGCAGCAGCAGGAAAAGGCCGCCCAGCAGAAGCAGGAAGCTCAGCATTACGTTAACAAGAACAAGAATTATCTCAATGAAGTTCTTAGACAGATGGATGTCGTGAGCGCGGAGCTGGCCAAAATCTCCTTGCAGATTCATGATACGGAAGAGAATCTCAGAGAGACAGCGGTCAAGCTGAGCGAGACGGAGACGCGGATTGAGGAGCGTTCTGGTCTGCTGGATTCCCGCGTACGTTTGATGTATACCGACGGGGCGGTATCGTATCTCGATGTGCTGCTGTCATCAACCAGCTTCACGGATTTCCTGGAGCGGGCCGACTCGCTGCAGGCGATCGCGAATCAGGACCAGCTCTTGCTTAAGGAGCATAAGCAGGACAAGCTGCTGATTGAAGAGCAGAAGGCTCAACTGGAGCAGGATTATGCGAAGGTCAAGCAGTTGTACGCGGATGCGGAAGCCCGCAGAAGCGAGCTGCAGCAGAAGGAAATCGAGAAGCAGCAGCTGATTGCGAAGTATCATGCCGAGATCGAGGAATCGGATGATATCAGCGAGGAGCAGGAGAAGCTTCTCGTAGAACTGGCCACGAAGCGCGCGGCTCTGGAGAAGGAGAAGAACAAGCTCAAGGCTGCGCAAGTGTATACTTATAAGAAGAGCTCCTCTTCCGGCTCCGGCGGATTTAAAGGAAACGGCGGCTCGATGGCGCTGCCGGTCAGCGGTGCGCGCTTGTCCTCCAACTATGGCACCCGGGTTCACCCCATCTCAGGACAGGTGAAGAAGCATACGGGAGTGGATCTTGCGGCTCCGCAAGGAACGGATATCCGGGCGGCTGAAGGCGGCGTGGTTATCGTTGCCGAGTGGTGGAGCGGCTATGGCAACACGGTGATCATTGATCACGGGGACAACGTCTGGACGCTGTACGGACATATCCGCAACGGCGGCATCAAGGTCGAGAAGGGCGATAAGGTCAAGCGCGGACAGAAGATTGCCGAGGTGGGCAGCACAGGAAACTCCACAGGACCGCATCTGCACTTTGAAGTGCGGATCAACGGGAGCCCTGTAGACCCATCCCCGTATTTGTAG